The DNA window GTCCCGGAAGTCGTCGGAGACGATCATCGGCGCGTTCGTGTACGCCACGACGTAGTCGTGGAAGTACGCGTCGTGGGCCAACACGTAGTTGATGAGCCCACCCAGGAACGCGATGTCCGAGCCCGCGCGGACCGGGACGTGCAGGTCCGCGACCGCGCTGGTGCGGGTGAACCGCGGATCCACGTGAATGACCTTGGCGCCCCGCAGCTTCGCTTCCATCACCCACTGGAAACCGACGGGGTGGCACTCCGCCATGTTGGACCCCTGGATGACGATGCAGTCCGCGTTGACGAGGTCCTGCTGGTAGTTCGTGGCACCACCACGGCCGAACGAGGTTCCCAGACCGGGAACTGTGGAGGAGTGTCAAATACGGGCCTGGTTCTCCACCTCGATCGCGCCGAGCGCGGTGTAGAGCTTTTTCATGAGGTAGTTCTCTTCGTTGTCCAGCGTCGCGCCGCCGAGGCTCGCGACACCGGACGTGCGCCGCACCCGTCGGCCCTCGTCGTCTTCCCACTGCCAGAACTGATCTCGCGACTCGAGCACCCGGTCGGCGACCATCTCCATGGCCGTGTCCAGGTCGATTTCTTCCCACTCGGTCGCGTACGGGCGACGGTGCAGCACGGTGGTGACCCGGTCGGGGTTCGTCACGAGCTGCTTGCTGGCCGAGCCCTTGGGGCACAGGCGCCCGCGCGAGATGGGGCTGTCCGGATCGCCCTCGATCTGCACGACCTTCTCGTCGCGGACGTAGATCTTCTGCCCGCAGCCGACGGCGCAGTACGGGCACACGCTCTTGACGACCCGATCGGCAGATTCGGTGCGGGGGGTGATCTCGAGCGAGCGGCGGGACTGGGCGGCCGCACCACGACCGAGCGGATCGGTCCCGGTGATCTGCTGCCACACCGGCCACCGCTGCGCGAAGTCACGAATACTCATCGGCTGCTCCCTGTCCGCTCCGTCGATCGAGTGGTCTCACCCATGCAACGTCACCCGGCGGGGATTCGCAACCGATGCGCAGGTCGGCCGTCAGTGCAGCCGGTTCTGCGCCGCCTCGAGGCCGAGTTGCAGCACGAGCTCGACGGCGTCGGCCGCCTCCTCGCACACCAGATCCAGTTCCTTGCGTTCGACCGTGGAGAACGGCTTGAGCACGAAGTCGGCGGGGTCCTGCCGGCCCGGAGGGCGGCCGATACCCACGCGGGTGCGGACGTAGTCCTTGGTGCCGAGCGACTGCGAGATCGAACGCAGGCCGTTGTGACCACCCTCACCGCCACCCTGCTTGAGCCGGATGGTGCCGAAGTCCAGATCGAGTTCGTCGTGGACGACGACGATGTTCTCCGGCTTCACGGAGAAGAACCGGGCCAGCCCGGACACCGCGCCGCCCGAGAGGTTCATGTACGACCGCGGCTTCGCCAGGATCACCTGACGGCCGACCAGCCGGGTCTGCACGATCTCGGCGCCGCTGCGCTTGTGCGCGCTGAACTTTCCGCCCACCCGCCCGGCGAGCACGTCGGCCACCATGAAGCCGATGTTGTGGCGGGTCTTCTCGTACTGCGGCCCCGGGTTGCCGAGGCCGACGACCACTGCGGTGCCGGTCGCGTCACTCACTGCCGGTGTGTCCTTTCCATACGACAGCGGCGCGCCGAACCCGAACGGGATCGACGCGCCGCCGCACGACGTCTCAGCGTGGAGCTGATCAGGCCTCGGCTTCGGCCTCGGTCTCCTCGGCAGAAGGCGCAACCTGGGCCTCGACGACGTTCACGAGCAGCAGCTCGGC is part of the Rhodococcus sp. SGAir0479 genome and encodes:
- the pth gene encoding aminoacyl-tRNA hydrolase, with translation MSDATGTAVVVGLGNPGPQYEKTRHNIGFMVADVLAGRVGGKFSAHKRSGAEIVQTRLVGRQVILAKPRSYMNLSGGAVSGLARFFSVKPENIVVVHDELDLDFGTIRLKQGGGEGGHNGLRSISQSLGTKDYVRTRVGIGRPPGRQDPADFVLKPFSTVERKELDLVCEEAADAVELVLQLGLEAAQNRLH